One part of the Cottoperca gobio chromosome 14, fCotGob3.1, whole genome shotgun sequence genome encodes these proteins:
- the bsx gene encoding brain-specific homeobox protein homolog, giving the protein MSMNYVSAVPTQRSTSFFIEDILLHKPKPLREVIPSPFCSSLASRMPMLEYGYPLMPTPILAPHLHHPLHKPEHHQYFFTSGMQMPALFQHHAELPGKHCRRRKARTVFSDSQLSGLEKRFEIQRYLSTPERVELATALSLSETQVKTWFQNRRMKHKKQLRKVQDERKTPGELERSAENSSESELNDKSAEELKNGLEPDSYMLEENDDDVDIEDDICSPDHLL; this is encoded by the exons ATGAGTATGAACTACGTGTCTGCGGTGCCCACGCAGAGGTCGACATCGTTTTTTATTGAGGACATCTTATTGCACAAACCTAAGCCGCTGAGAGAGGTCATTCCCTCGCCTTTCTGTAGCTCTCTGGCCTCCCGGATGCCCATGCTGGAGTATGGATACCCACTGATGCCAACCCCAATACTGGCGCCACATCTGCACCATCCTCTCCACAAGCCAGAGCATCATCAGTACTTCTTCACTTCTG GGATGCAGATGCCCGCCTTGTTCCAGCACCACGCAGAGTTACCGGGGAAGCACTGCAGACGCCGGAAGGCCCGGACGGTTTTCTCCGACTCGCAGCTGTCTGGCCTGGAGAAGAGGTTTGAAATCCAGCGGTACCTGTCCACACCGGAGAGAGTGGAGCTGGCCACGGCGCTTAGCCTGTCCGagacacag GTAAAAACGTGGTTTCAGAACCGGCGGATGAAGCACAAGAAGCAACTGAGGAAAGTGCAGGACGAGCGGAAGACCCCCGGGGAGCTGGAGAGGTCCGCCGAGAACTCTAGCGAGAGCGAACTGAACGACAAGAGCGCGGAGGAGCTGAAAAACGGACTGGAGCCGGACTCGTACATGCTCGAGGAAAACGACGACGATGTGGATATCGAGGACGACATTTGCTCCCCGGATCATCTACTATAG